In Terriglobia bacterium, one genomic interval encodes:
- a CDS encoding cytochrome c — protein sequence MRKLFVLFLFCISTLYAQQPATVSRGVYTQAQGVRGQALYKERCATCHGDALQGRIGPPLTGDDFTGNWNKEPLSELFNKIAKTMPQDAPGKLTGPQTADILAYILQTGKFPAGSAELGASEAALKQIGWPAASAPRPVQAAAGTAPAFPPAGNLAQVMRGILFPSSNIIFTVQTHDPADKKKPPAGAANDGGFDWAIWGANLYPGWELVDYAAVAIAESAPLMLTPGRRCENGKPVPVNDPDWIKFATELAEAGRAAYKASQTRNQETVSDISNLIADTCLHCHQVYRDKRAAGGLNLDPANKAGRCISQVR from the coding sequence ATGAGAAAACTCTTCGTTCTTTTCTTGTTCTGCATTTCCACCCTCTACGCCCAGCAGCCGGCAACGGTGAGCCGGGGCGTGTACACGCAGGCCCAGGGAGTCCGCGGGCAAGCGCTGTATAAGGAGCGCTGTGCCACCTGTCACGGCGATGCTCTTCAAGGCCGGATCGGCCCCCCGCTGACGGGCGATGATTTCACCGGGAACTGGAACAAAGAGCCTCTCTCCGAACTGTTCAACAAGATTGCGAAGACGATGCCGCAGGATGCCCCGGGCAAGCTGACCGGCCCTCAAACGGCGGATATCCTCGCCTACATTCTGCAAACCGGAAAGTTCCCGGCGGGGTCTGCTGAGCTTGGCGCGTCTGAGGCGGCCTTGAAACAGATCGGCTGGCCCGCGGCCTCGGCCCCACGGCCGGTGCAGGCTGCGGCCGGAACGGCTCCGGCGTTTCCACCGGCTGGAAATCTCGCGCAAGTGATGCGCGGCATTCTGTTTCCGAGTTCCAACATTATATTTACGGTTCAAACGCACGATCCGGCGGATAAGAAGAAACCACCGGCCGGCGCTGCAAACGACGGCGGCTTCGACTGGGCAATCTGGGGCGCAAATCTTTATCCGGGCTGGGAACTGGTCGATTATGCGGCGGTCGCGATCGCGGAGTCCGCACCGCTCATGCTGACGCCTGGCCGCCGGTGCGAGAACGGCAAGCCGGTGCCGGTCAACGATCCGGATTGGATCAAATTCGCGACCGAACTCGCGGAAGCGGGACGCGCCGCCTACAAAGCCTCACAGACCCGGAATCAGGAGACGGTCAGCGATATCAGCAACCTCATCGCCGATACCTGTCTTCACTGCCATCAGGTGTATCGCGACAAACGCGCCGCCGGAGGATTGAATCTCGATCCCGCCAA
- a CDS encoding cytochrome c — MMKYLLFLVLIAAPLLATPQTAPAGNAEKGKQLFMKQNCYYCHGTSGQGSRDGARIAQTSLNLQGVIRYVRKPAGAMPAFTEKILSDQELTDIYAYLKSLPAAKPAKDIPLLDQIR; from the coding sequence ATGATGAAGTATCTATTGTTCCTTGTTTTGATCGCGGCGCCTTTACTCGCAACCCCGCAAACCGCGCCCGCCGGAAATGCGGAAAAAGGAAAGCAGCTCTTCATGAAACAGAACTGCTATTACTGTCATGGAACTTCCGGACAGGGCAGCCGCGATGGCGCGCGAATCGCGCAAACCTCGCTCAATCTTCAGGGAGTCATTCGATACGTCCGCAAACCGGCCGGCGCAATGCCGGCATTTACCGAAAAGATTCTGTCGGACCAGGAACTGACCGACATCTACGCGTATCTGAAATCGTTGCCGGCCGCAAAGCCGGCGAAGGATATTCCGCTGCTGGATCAGATCCGCTAG